Proteins encoded by one window of Chloroflexaceae bacterium:
- a CDS encoding SRPBCC family protein yields the protein MVSFEISVSAITTAPPERIFAVLDDFGNWPGWMPSLERVRVELPAEGAPGPGYRFRLRAAIVHADMEVVDYTPLSRATAFRISFPPLTGVNRCQVVPLEDGRFRIERIDSLNLPEFVVGLIGPRQRERFIHLAGEFLSALKQQVEGESSNGSSAPST from the coding sequence ATGGTAAGCTTCGAGATCAGTGTGAGCGCGATCACCACTGCGCCGCCAGAACGGATCTTCGCCGTGCTCGACGATTTCGGCAACTGGCCCGGCTGGATGCCCTCACTGGAACGCGTGCGCGTGGAGTTGCCCGCTGAAGGCGCTCCGGGCCCGGGCTATCGCTTTCGGCTGCGGGCGGCTATCGTTCACGCCGATATGGAGGTAGTGGACTACACCCCTCTGTCACGGGCGACGGCGTTTCGTATCAGTTTTCCGCCTCTCACCGGTGTGAACCGCTGCCAGGTCGTACCGCTGGAGGATGGCCGTTTTCGGATTGAACGGATCGACTCCCTCAATCTGCCTGAGTTCGTGGTCGGGCTGATCGGCCCACGCCAGCGCGAACGGTTCATCCATCTGGCGGGCGAATTCCTGTCGGCGCTCAAGCAGCAGGTCGAGGGTGAGTCTTCCAATGGATCGTCGGCGCCCTCTACATGA
- a CDS encoding 2-oxo acid dehydrogenase subunit E2, which produces MLREERAPTTSAAAPLRATPLARALARIHGIDLAALAGSGPDGRVMARDVRARAAPEAPTTALAPPGAVPSPMSSSGAATASAQQEVARDTDGLAWREVSGVAPVATVMLEFDAGPALARVAELGEEFARQGWPLHLGIAVAAAAVELLPAHPHLNGGWLGDTLALQRAVHLAVAELTPEGLRWSVLPDAGDLGLRGLARALAGRPARGAATFALVSLAAGKSWWSAPPPLPGTVAALILGAPQRRVVAVDSGLSMRPIATLTLSYDARALDQRQALDFLEALRTRLENKPI; this is translated from the coding sequence ATGCTACGCGAAGAGCGCGCACCAACGACAAGCGCCGCGGCTCCTCTCCGGGCGACGCCCCTGGCGCGGGCGCTGGCCCGCATCCACGGGATTGATCTGGCAGCCCTGGCTGGCAGCGGGCCGGACGGGCGGGTGATGGCGCGGGACGTGCGCGCGCGCGCCGCCCCGGAGGCGCCGACCACGGCGCTCGCGCCACCCGGCGCCGTACCGTCGCCGATGTCCTCCTCAGGCGCAGCGACTGCGAGCGCCCAACAAGAAGTTGCCCGCGACACAGACGGGCTTGCCTGGCGGGAGGTGAGCGGCGTCGCCCCAGTAGCAACGGTCATGCTGGAGTTCGACGCCGGGCCGGCCCTGGCGCGAGTCGCCGAGCTGGGCGAGGAGTTCGCGCGCCAGGGCTGGCCCCTGCACCTGGGGATCGCCGTGGCCGCGGCAGCAGTGGAACTGCTGCCGGCCCATCCACACCTGAACGGGGGCTGGCTGGGCGACACGCTCGCTCTACAGCGCGCGGTGCACCTGGCTGTGGCCGAGCTAACCCCGGAGGGCCTGCGCTGGAGCGTTCTGCCCGACGCAGGCGATCTAGGTCTGCGCGGTCTGGCGCGCGCCCTGGCAGGCCGCCCTGCCCGAGGCGCGGCAACCTTCGCCCTGGTGAGCCTGGCGGCGGGGAAAAGCTGGTGGAGCGCGCCGCCACCCCTGCCCGGCACCGTCGCGGCGCTGATCCTCGGCGCTCCGCAGCGCCGGGTGGTGGCTGTGGACAGCGGTCTGAGCATGCGCCCGATAGCAACCCTTACCCTGAGCTACGACGCGCGCGCGCTTGATCAACGGCAGGCGCTGGACTTTCTGGAGGCGCTGCGAACACGCCTGGAAAACAAGCCAATCTAA
- the recG gene encoding ATP-dependent DNA helicase RecG, with product MRNREHIIRLGKTLAAELRRGCDDRAAEGGMEQFLAAWRAAADGDLAEPAVRSALELLADYGRQPVLERRQRVTQALELLRALFRQPPPPAAPPASPAPQRRKARPTAATANPGNHTLSLAAPLEALPGVSQRDVRAFRRLGLRTVEDMLYHFPHRYDDYSARKTIANLSIGATETIVGEVTDVRLIGGARSRVEALVSDASGSVRAVFFNQPWLTRQLTIGRMIVLSGKVSTYNGMRQFASPKWEPYTPDGNTIHTGRLVPVHRLTRGLIDRNARRIIKQVVDAVTPTVPDHLPEAVRERADLLPLGEALAQIHYPDNQERLDQARRRLAFDEFLFIQIGVLQRRMLWQSEMGYAMRFLPEVQQELLAALPFSLTGAQQRALGEIFADMARPVPMARLLQGDVGSGKTVVAAAALAQAIGNGFQGAMMAPTEILAEQHYKGLKKLLGRVPVPRETRVAAEGEDWKERLDPAEAARLAEIKAILGMTDADDMGGKGIRVALLTGSLGARERRRVLDGIAEGEIDLVVGTHALLTEHVRFRSLGLVVVDEQHRFGVEQRQRLRDKGFNPHMLVMTATPIPRTLTLTIYGDLDVSVLDELPPGRQAIRTRWIKKTEREKAYRHIRREIARGRQAFVICPLVEESEEVDLPSAEEVYATLQNDVFPDLRVALLHGRMLPREKDEVMRAFRDHQYDILVSTAVIEVGIDIPNASTIVIEGAERFGLAQLHQFRGRVGRGAHQSYCILISDKDDNDVTRQRLEAMEQTADGFKLAEIDLQLRGPGEFFGTRQSGTPDLKVARLADTRLLHTARVEAEHILASDPHLARDEHALLRQKVERFWVEAAPAG from the coding sequence ATGCGCAATCGTGAGCACATCATTCGCCTCGGGAAGACCCTGGCCGCCGAACTGCGCCGTGGCTGCGATGATAGGGCGGCGGAGGGCGGCATGGAACAGTTTCTCGCCGCCTGGCGGGCCGCCGCCGATGGGGATCTGGCCGAGCCGGCGGTGCGCTCCGCCCTTGAATTGCTCGCCGACTATGGGCGCCAGCCGGTGCTCGAACGGCGCCAGCGCGTCACCCAGGCCCTCGAGTTGCTGCGAGCGCTCTTCCGCCAGCCTCCTCCCCCTGCTGCGCCGCCAGCCTCCCCCGCTCCGCAGCGCCGAAAGGCGCGTCCAACGGCAGCCACAGCGAACCCCGGCAACCATACGCTGAGCCTCGCCGCCCCGCTGGAGGCCCTGCCCGGAGTGAGTCAGCGCGATGTGCGCGCCTTCCGGCGCCTCGGTCTTCGCACCGTCGAAGATATGCTCTATCACTTCCCCCACCGCTACGACGACTACAGCGCCCGCAAGACCATCGCCAATCTGAGCATCGGCGCCACCGAAACCATCGTCGGCGAAGTGACCGATGTGCGCCTGATCGGCGGCGCGCGCAGCCGGGTCGAGGCGCTGGTGAGCGACGCCAGCGGCTCGGTGCGGGCCGTCTTTTTTAACCAGCCCTGGCTCACCAGACAACTGACTATCGGGCGCATGATTGTGCTCAGCGGCAAGGTGAGCACCTACAACGGCATGCGCCAGTTCGCCAGCCCGAAGTGGGAACCCTACACTCCTGACGGCAACACCATCCACACCGGACGGCTCGTGCCCGTCCACCGGCTGACCAGGGGGTTAATTGACCGCAACGCGCGCCGGATCATCAAACAGGTTGTAGACGCAGTTACGCCAACCGTGCCCGATCACCTGCCGGAGGCGGTGCGCGAGCGCGCCGACCTGCTGCCGCTGGGCGAAGCCCTGGCCCAGATCCACTACCCCGACAACCAGGAGCGCCTCGACCAGGCCCGCCGGCGGCTGGCTTTCGACGAGTTTCTCTTCATTCAAATCGGCGTGTTGCAGCGCCGGATGCTCTGGCAGAGCGAGATGGGCTACGCCATGCGCTTCCTGCCCGAGGTGCAGCAGGAGCTGCTGGCGGCCCTGCCCTTCAGTCTCACCGGAGCGCAGCAGCGGGCGCTGGGGGAGATCTTCGCCGACATGGCCCGGCCCGTGCCAATGGCGCGCCTGTTGCAGGGCGACGTCGGCTCAGGCAAGACCGTCGTCGCCGCCGCGGCCCTGGCCCAGGCCATCGGCAACGGCTTTCAAGGAGCGATGATGGCCCCGACCGAGATCCTTGCCGAGCAGCACTACAAGGGTCTGAAAAAGCTCCTGGGCCGTGTTCCCGTGCCACGAGAGACCAGAGTCGCCGCCGAGGGCGAAGATTGGAAGGAGCGCCTCGACCCCGCCGAGGCGGCCCGCCTGGCCGAGATCAAGGCCATCCTCGGCATGACCGACGCCGACGATATGGGCGGAAAGGGCATTCGCGTGGCCCTCCTCACCGGCAGCCTGGGGGCGCGCGAGCGCCGCCGCGTGCTCGACGGCATCGCCGAGGGCGAGATTGACCTGGTTGTCGGCACCCATGCCCTGCTCACCGAGCACGTGCGCTTCCGTTCGCTGGGCCTGGTGGTGGTGGATGAACAGCATCGCTTCGGCGTGGAACAGCGCCAGCGCCTGCGCGACAAAGGGTTCAACCCCCACATGCTGGTGATGACCGCCACACCCATTCCCCGCACTCTCACCCTGACAATCTACGGCGATCTTGATGTCTCGGTGCTCGATGAACTGCCGCCGGGGCGCCAGGCCATTCGCACCCGGTGGATCAAGAAGACCGAACGCGAGAAAGCCTACCGCCATATCCGCCGCGAGATCGCCAGAGGGCGCCAGGCCTTCGTCATCTGCCCGCTGGTCGAAGAGAGTGAAGAAGTGGACCTGCCCTCCGCCGAGGAAGTGTACGCGACGCTCCAGAACGATGTCTTTCCTGACCTGCGCGTGGCGCTGCTGCACGGGCGCATGCTCCCGCGCGAAAAAGACGAGGTGATGCGCGCCTTCCGCGACCACCAGTACGACATCCTGGTCAGCACCGCCGTCATCGAGGTGGGCATCGACATTCCCAATGCCTCGACGATCGTTATCGAGGGCGCCGAGCGCTTCGGACTGGCCCAACTGCACCAGTTCCGCGGGCGAGTCGGTCGGGGCGCGCATCAGAGTTATTGCATCCTCATCTCCGACAAGGACGATAATGACGTGACACGCCAGCGGCTGGAAGCCATGGAGCAAACCGCCGACGGTTTCAAACTGGCCGAGATTGACCTGCAACTGCGGGGGCCGGGGGAGTTTTTCGGCACGCGGCAGAGCGGCACGCCCGACCTTAAGGTGGCCCGGCTCGCCGATACGCGCCTGCTCCACACGGCCCGGGTCGAAGCCGAGCACATCCTGGCGAGTGACCCGCATCTGGCGCGAGACGAGCACGCCCTGCTGCGGCAAAAGGTGGAACGCTTCTGGGTCGAGGCCGCCCCGGCGGGCTGA
- a CDS encoding DegV family protein → MAKIKIITDGSADIPPDVARELDIEVVPLIAHVNDRAYRIGIDVSDDLLYESLAGWQRFKVSSPSAMQFEQVYRRWISEVDHIFSIHLGARLGDCMANAVAARSRLPASTTRLEVIDSKSASIGVGSVAIAAARAAREGATPEEVSRLIHATIRHTHAVFFVDTMEYLEQSGRLTIAGSVLGSMQRIKPLMILDEGEIVPYERTRTRAKALEGLFTFVEDFPRVQEVTVLYATTPEDVEKLLEKIAPVFPREQVQCMRFGPAVAAHLGPGAMGVVVFEGLEE, encoded by the coding sequence ATGGCGAAGATCAAAATTATTACCGATGGTTCCGCCGACATTCCGCCCGATGTGGCGCGGGAGCTTGACATTGAAGTAGTGCCGCTCATCGCCCATGTCAATGATCGCGCCTACCGCATCGGCATTGATGTCAGCGATGATCTGCTCTACGAGTCCCTGGCAGGCTGGCAGCGCTTCAAGGTGTCTTCACCTTCGGCCATGCAGTTCGAGCAGGTCTATCGGCGGTGGATCAGCGAGGTGGATCATATTTTTTCCATCCACCTGGGCGCGCGGCTGGGCGATTGCATGGCGAATGCGGTGGCGGCCCGCAGCCGTTTGCCGGCCAGCACCACGCGCCTGGAGGTGATTGACAGCAAATCGGCCTCGATTGGCGTCGGCTCGGTAGCGATTGCCGCGGCCCGCGCCGCGCGGGAAGGCGCCACGCCGGAGGAGGTCAGCCGGCTGATCCATGCAACCATCCGCCATACTCATGCGGTCTTCTTCGTAGATACGATGGAGTACCTTGAGCAGAGCGGCCGGCTGACGATTGCCGGCTCGGTGCTCGGCTCGATGCAACGGATCAAGCCGCTCATGATCCTGGATGAAGGCGAAATCGTGCCCTACGAGCGCACCCGCACCCGCGCCAAAGCTCTTGAGGGTCTCTTCACCTTCGTTGAGGACTTCCCCCGCGTCCAGGAGGTGACGGTGCTCTACGCCACGACCCCCGAGGACGTTGAGAAGTTGCTCGAGAAGATCGCCCCGGTGTTCCCGCGCGAGCAGGTGCAGTGCATGCGCTTCGGCCCTGCCGTGGCCGCGCATCTGGGGCCGGGGGCCATGGGGGTGGTAGTGTTCGAGGGGTTGGAAGAGTAG
- the rpmB gene encoding 50S ribosomal protein L28: protein MATCEMCGKKPSFGHNVSFSKRRTNRMWRPNVQKTTIVTADGTTVQIRVCTRCMRTMTKAR from the coding sequence ATGGCCACGTGTGAAATGTGTGGAAAAAAGCCGTCTTTTGGTCATAACGTCAGCTTCTCCAAGCGCCGAACCAACCGCATGTGGCGCCCGAATGTGCAGAAGACGACCATTGTAACTGCTGATGGCACGACGGTTCAGATCCGTGTGTGCACCCGGTGCATGCGCACGATGACCAAGGCGCGCTAG
- a CDS encoding branched-chain amino acid transaminase — MAIQPMEFIWFNGKLVPWNEARIHVMAHVVHYGSSFFEGIRCYETPRGPAIFRLTPHIRRLLDSARIYRTEVPYTLEQLVAAVKETVRANRLKSGYIRPVVYRGLGEIGVNPQRNPVEVAIATIEWGKYLGAEAMEQGVDVCVSSWNRFAPNTMPALSKAGGNYLNSQLIKMEALANGYAEGIALDHQGQVSEGSGENLFLVRDGVVYTPPVASSILSGITRDTVITLLGELGIHVRQEAIPREMLYIADELFFTGTAAEVTPIRSVDRIPVGQGRRGPVTAAVQAAFFGVVQGEREDRYGWLEYVVE, encoded by the coding sequence ATGGCTATTCAACCGATGGAGTTCATCTGGTTCAATGGAAAACTGGTGCCGTGGAACGAAGCGCGCATCCACGTGATGGCGCACGTGGTGCACTACGGTTCGAGCTTCTTTGAGGGCATCCGCTGCTACGAGACGCCGCGCGGTCCGGCGATCTTTCGGCTGACGCCGCACATCCGGCGTCTGCTCGACTCAGCGCGGATCTACCGCACCGAAGTGCCCTACACGCTCGAGCAACTGGTCGCGGCGGTGAAAGAGACCGTGCGCGCCAATCGTCTCAAGTCCGGCTATATTCGGCCTGTAGTCTACCGCGGCCTGGGCGAGATTGGCGTCAATCCGCAGCGCAACCCGGTGGAAGTGGCCATCGCCACCATCGAGTGGGGCAAATACCTCGGGGCCGAGGCCATGGAACAGGGCGTGGACGTGTGCGTGTCCTCCTGGAACCGCTTCGCCCCCAATACCATGCCGGCACTCTCCAAGGCGGGCGGCAACTATCTCAACTCCCAGTTAATCAAGATGGAGGCTCTGGCCAACGGCTATGCCGAAGGCATTGCCCTGGATCATCAGGGGCAGGTGAGCGAGGGCAGCGGCGAGAACCTCTTCCTGGTGCGCGACGGGGTAGTGTACACCCCGCCGGTGGCCTCGTCCATCCTCAGTGGCATTACGCGCGACACGGTGATCACCCTGCTGGGCGAACTGGGCATCCATGTGCGCCAGGAAGCCATCCCCCGCGAAATGCTGTACATTGCCGACGAGTTGTTCTTCACGGGCACCGCCGCTGAAGTGACGCCGATCCGCTCCGTTGATCGCATTCCGGTGGGACAGGGACGGCGTGGGCCGGTCACCGCCGCAGTGCAGGCGGCCTTCTTCGGCGTGGTGCAGGGTGAACGGGAAGATCGCTACGGCTGGTTAGAGTATGTCGTGGAATAG
- a CDS encoding MBL fold metallo-hydrolase, producing MTLSITALASGSSGNALLARHGDAALLIDCGIPLRTLENLLRYQGVSVGQIGAVLLTHEHGDHSLGAAALARRHGVPVVCNLATREALGPALEGVAVEVLPVGELAAIGPFEVRSFPVAHDAADPVGLRLSASGATVAIAVDLGSWDETTVTALRGADLLVVEANHDRELLRTAPYPLAIQQRICGARGHLDNVQCGALLARACAGAVCDVWLAHLSAQTNSPQVALAGVQRVLELAGVSGPRLRVLPRRAARGAGGAPTWCAEERLLVQRSMF from the coding sequence ATGACCTTGAGCATAACCGCGCTGGCTTCGGGGAGCAGCGGCAACGCCCTGCTGGCGCGCCACGGCGACGCCGCACTGCTCATTGATTGCGGCATCCCGCTGCGGACTCTGGAGAACCTGCTTCGCTACCAGGGAGTAAGCGTCGGCCAGATTGGCGCCGTGCTCCTCACTCATGAGCACGGTGACCACAGCCTGGGCGCGGCGGCCCTGGCGCGGCGCCACGGCGTCCCCGTGGTCTGCAACCTCGCCACGCGCGAGGCCCTTGGCCCGGCGCTGGAAGGTGTGGCCGTCGAAGTGTTGCCGGTCGGCGAACTGGCGGCGATCGGCCCTTTCGAGGTGCGCAGCTTCCCTGTGGCCCACGACGCCGCTGACCCGGTGGGGCTGCGCCTGAGCGCCAGCGGCGCGACCGTGGCCATCGCCGTGGATCTGGGCAGTTGGGACGAGACGACGGTGACGGCCCTGCGCGGCGCCGACCTGCTGGTAGTGGAAGCCAACCACGACCGGGAGCTGCTGCGCACCGCTCCCTATCCGCTGGCGATCCAGCAGCGGATCTGCGGCGCCCGCGGGCATCTCGACAACGTGCAGTGCGGCGCATTGCTGGCACGGGCCTGCGCCGGCGCCGTTTGCGATGTGTGGCTGGCCCACCTATCGGCGCAGACCAACTCGCCGCAGGTGGCTCTGGCAGGAGTGCAGCGCGTGCTGGAACTGGCCGGCGTCAGCGGGCCGCGGCTGAGAGTCCTGCCCCGGCGAGCCGCGCGCGGGGCCGGCGGGGCGCCGACCTGGTGCGCTGAAGAGCGGTTGCTGGTGCAGCGAAGCATGTTTTAA